In a single window of the Luteolibacter sp. Y139 genome:
- a CDS encoding VOC family protein, whose translation MKINSLNWFEIFTNDLAKATTFYSTILNTKLESPDSSASCRMAIFPGDHDKGVCGAISQMDGCNPGAGGTMVYLNVEGDLDGVLSRIPAAGGKVLKDRMDIAPHGFIGVFRDPEGNVVGLHSLV comes from the coding sequence ATGAAAATCAATTCCCTGAACTGGTTCGAAATCTTCACCAACGACCTCGCGAAGGCCACCACCTTCTACAGCACCATCCTCAATACCAAACTGGAATCACCGGACTCCTCGGCTAGCTGCCGCATGGCGATCTTCCCCGGCGATCACGACAAGGGCGTCTGCGGCGCGATCTCCCAGATGGACGGCTGCAACCCCGGTGCCGGCGGCACCATGGTCTACCTGAATGTCGAAGGCGACCTCGATGGCGTCCTTTCCCGCATCCCCGCCGCCGGCGGCAAGGTGCTGAAAGACCGCATGGACATCGCCCCCCACGGCTTCATCGGCGTCTTCCGCGATCCCGAGGGCAATGTCGTCGGCCTGCACAGCTTGGTCTGA